A genomic region of Metopolophium dirhodum isolate CAU chromosome 1, ASM1992520v1, whole genome shotgun sequence contains the following coding sequences:
- the LOC132933065 gene encoding uncharacterized protein LOC132933065, whose product MSWSVVEFTTDNSMYVVPSFWLKQDECAWPTQNVSKFITRRKQPNEIEFIYLDAKQIGKALDSYEDAKGQLSIAEFTSDMSSSENKKSRKVRRKRPCDSDVDSIIVKHKKKVLPKSVKEKSSNNLWNVLSTDGSSSEDDEIAIEKGDHALKTLLPNCAHTSISSSITEVTIPAVDKHLVHEKSFNSLNILSASFDESIIVDPTNVNENEKVKSQNVLSQATLPK is encoded by the exons ATGTCGTGGTCTGTAGTTGAGTTTACTACCGACAATTCAATGTATGTTGTACCATCTTTTTGGTTAAAACAAGATGAGTGTGCTTGGCCAACACAAAATGTATCCAAATTTATTACTCGACGCAAGCAGCCGAATGAAATAGAATTCATTTATCTAGACGCAAAACAAATTGGTAAAGCATTAG ACTCATATGAAGATGCAAAAGGTCAATTGTCCATAGCAGAATTTACATCAGATATGTCATCAAGTGAAAATAAGAAGAGTAGAAAAGTCCGAAGAAAGAGGCCTTGTGATTCGGATGTTGATAGTATAATAgtgaaacacaaaaaaaaagtattgccGAAATCTGTAAAAGAGAAGAGTTCTAATAACTTATGGAATGTATTATCCACTGATGGATCATCAA gcGAAGATGATGAAATTGCAATTGAGAAAGGAGACCACGCTTTAAAGACATTGTTACCAAACTGTGCCCACACATCAATTAGTTCATCAATTACAGAGGTCACCATTCCTGCAGTCgataaacatttagttcatgaaaagagctttaattcattaaatatattatctg CTAGTTTCGACGAATCTATAATAGTTGACCCTACTAATGtcaatgaaaatgaaaaagtcAAATCACAAAATGTGTTAAGTCAAG CTACCTTGCCAAAATAA
- the LOC132934264 gene encoding uncharacterized protein LOC132934264: protein MTELEQCEEYLTDNTFKSKMVTQLSYLAKKSLSSTVRQITSRLISDTVLQEFSYIGQKKKKIFNKLLICNLIIDAVRNISKFSNAVNLEIEEPLKVFIAGAKSRIKI, encoded by the exons ATGACTGAACTTGAACAATGTGAAGAATATTTAActgataatacatttaaatcaaaaatg GTAACACAATTAAGTTATCTAGCAAAAAAATCGTTATCCAGTACTGTCAGACAAATAACATCTAGATTGATAAGTGATACAGTTTTACAAGAATTTAGCTATATTGGAcaaaagaagaagaaaatatttaataaattattgatttgcaATCTCATTATAG atgctGTCAGAAATATATCAAAGTTTTCCAATGCTGTAAATTTAGAAATTGAAGAACCACTGAAAGTTTTTATAGCAGGTGCAAagtctagaataaaaatataa